The following proteins are encoded in a genomic region of Tuberibacillus sp. Marseille-P3662:
- a CDS encoding carbohydrate ABC transporter permease has product MERKAGPFFYIFLVTFIFVVMFPFIWVFLSSIKPPSELFGAEAFNWFTDHPSLKNYASVFFDHPFLTYLKNSFIVSSVTTIYTVFIASFAAYAIARLEFRGKAVILGLVLSVSMFPQIATLSPIYIILKNLGLTNSYLGLIIPYTTITLPLSIWILVTFFKKIPHDLEEAAKIDGASLMQTYWRIIFPLAVPGIFTTAILAFIAAWNEFLYALTINTVQEYKTVPVGIAMFQGQYTIPWGEISAATVIVTIPLVIMVLIFQKRIVSGLTSGSVKE; this is encoded by the coding sequence ATGGAAAGGAAAGCTGGCCCATTTTTCTATATATTTCTTGTTACTTTTATTTTTGTTGTAATGTTTCCATTTATTTGGGTGTTTCTAAGTTCAATTAAACCTCCTTCAGAACTGTTCGGGGCAGAGGCTTTTAATTGGTTTACAGATCACCCATCTTTAAAAAATTACGCTTCAGTTTTTTTTGATCACCCGTTTTTAACGTATTTGAAAAATAGTTTCATCGTTTCATCGGTGACCACCATTTATACTGTTTTTATTGCCTCGTTTGCGGCTTATGCCATTGCACGTCTAGAATTTCGCGGAAAAGCTGTGATTTTGGGTCTTGTCTTATCAGTTTCAATGTTTCCACAAATCGCAACGTTGTCACCGATTTATATTATTTTGAAAAACTTAGGGCTAACGAATAGTTATCTTGGTTTGATTATTCCTTATACGACGATTACGCTTCCTTTATCGATCTGGATTTTAGTGACCTTTTTTAAAAAAATACCGCATGATCTTGAGGAAGCAGCGAAAATTGATGGTGCTTCTCTTATGCAGACGTACTGGCGAATTATTTTTCCATTGGCTGTTCCGGGTATTTTTACAACCGCCATTCTTGCCTTTATCGCCGCATGGAATGAATTCCTATATGCATTAACAATCAATACCGTCCAGGAGTATAAAACCGTGCCGGTTGGCATCGCCATGTTTCAGGGGCAGTACACGATTCCATGGGGTGAAATTAGTGCGGCTACAGTGATCGTTACGATACCACTTGTCATTATGGTGTTAATCTTCCAGAAACGCATTGTTTCAGGTTTGACATCCGGTTCGGTCAAAGAATAA